The Syntrophaceae bacterium DNA segment TCGTGCTCGATCATGAGAATGGCGATCCTTTCCTCGTTTTTGATCTTCAGGATCAGCTCCTCCAGGTCTGCCGTCTCCCGGGGATTCATGCCCGCCGCCGGTTCGTCCAGGAGCAGAAGGAAGGGCTCCGTCGCCAGGGCACGGGCGATCTCCAGGCGCCGCTGGTCTCCATAAGGGAGGTTGCGGGCCAGGGCGTTCGCCGAGTCGGCCAGGCCCATCCGTTCGAGGATGGCGTAGCTCCGGGTTACGACGGCCTTTTCCTCGTTCCGGGTGCCCCGGTTCCGGAAAACGGCACCCAGGACGCCCGCCTTCGTCCGGCAGTGGCGCCCCACCATGACGTTTTCCAGGACGGTCATGTCGGGGAACAGTCGGATGTTCTGGAACGTCCGGGCAAGCCCGCGGGCCGTCACCTTGTGGACCGGCATACCGTTGATCCGCTTCCGCTTTCCCGCCGACGGGGAGATGAAGACGTCTCC contains these protein-coding regions:
- a CDS encoding ABC transporter ATP-binding protein produces the protein METILETKNLTMNFGGIKALDRVDLEVRQGEICALIGPNGAGKTTFFNCITGIYPPSEGDVFISPSAGKRKRINGMPVHKVTARGLARTFQNIRLFPDMTVLENVMVGRHCRTKAGVLGAVFRNRGTRNEEKAVVTRSYAILERMGLADSANALARNLPYGDQRRLEIARALATEPFLLLLDEPAAGMNPRETADLEELILKIKNEERIAILMIEHDMRMVMSISNRIFVLDYGKKIAEGTAAEIWENPVVIKAYLGEEFDA